The proteins below come from a single Streptomyces sp. SCSIO 75703 genomic window:
- a CDS encoding cysteine desulfurase family protein — MTGGTPLLPPPESGPAGGPVYLDHNATTPVDPRVAAAMEPYLTGHFGNPSSGHHYGEAPRRALAGARARVAALVGARAGEVVFTGSGSEANLLALRGTVLASGRDRPRVVTQATEHPSVLETLRALRRLHGVRVTVLPVDGDGLVDPARLAAALDEDTVLVSVMAANNETGALQPVAELAALARRHGALFHCDAAQAAGRIPLDATALGADLLTMAGHKLYAPKGIAALRVRAGLRPEPVVYGGGQEGGLRAGTENVALAVALGTAAALAAADLADGAPGRLAALRDRLHRRLDAALPGRVRLNGPVERRLPTTLNISVDGAPGHALLAATPGLAASTGSACHDGDHRPSPVLTAMGLDGDRALGALRLSLGRGTTPADVETAADLLVGAARSARAGLLTGPVRPFS; from the coding sequence GTGACCGGCGGGACACCTCTCCTCCCGCCGCCGGAGTCCGGGCCGGCCGGCGGGCCGGTGTACCTGGACCACAACGCCACCACCCCGGTCGATCCGCGGGTGGCCGCGGCGATGGAGCCGTATCTCACCGGGCACTTCGGCAACCCGTCCAGCGGGCACCACTACGGCGAGGCGCCCCGCCGCGCCCTCGCCGGGGCACGCGCGCGAGTGGCGGCGCTGGTCGGGGCCCGCGCCGGGGAGGTGGTGTTCACCGGCTCCGGGTCCGAGGCGAACCTGCTCGCCCTGCGCGGCACCGTCCTCGCCTCGGGACGGGACCGGCCACGGGTCGTCACCCAGGCGACCGAGCACCCGTCGGTCCTGGAGACCCTGCGGGCCCTGCGACGCCTGCACGGGGTACGGGTGACGGTCCTTCCGGTCGACGGGGACGGCCTCGTCGACCCCGCCCGGCTCGCCGCCGCGCTGGACGAGGACACGGTGCTGGTGTCGGTGATGGCCGCCAACAACGAGACCGGCGCGCTCCAGCCGGTCGCCGAACTGGCCGCCCTCGCCCGCCGCCACGGGGCGCTGTTCCACTGTGACGCCGCCCAGGCCGCCGGGAGGATCCCGCTCGACGCTACCGCCCTCGGCGCCGACCTGCTCACCATGGCCGGGCACAAGCTCTACGCGCCCAAGGGCATCGCCGCGCTCCGGGTCCGCGCGGGCCTGCGGCCGGAGCCCGTGGTGTACGGGGGCGGCCAGGAGGGCGGGCTGCGGGCCGGCACGGAGAACGTCGCCCTCGCCGTCGCGCTCGGCACGGCCGCCGCCCTGGCCGCCGCGGACCTCGCGGACGGCGCCCCCGGCCGGCTGGCCGCGCTCCGCGACAGGCTCCACCGGCGTCTGGACGCCGCCCTGCCCGGCCGGGTCCGCCTCAACGGCCCGGTGGAACGCCGTCTGCCGACCACTCTGAACATCAGCGTCGACGGTGCCCCGGGGCACGCGCTCCTCGCCGCGACGCCGGGTCTGGCCGCCTCCACCGGGTCCGCCTGTCACGACGGGGACCACCGCCCGTCGCCCGTCCTCACCGCCATGGGCCTGGACGGCGACCGGGCGCTCGGGGCGCTGCGGCTGTCGTTGGGCCGCGGTACCACCCCGGCGGACGTGGAGACGGCGGCGGACCTGCTGGTCGGCGCCGCGCGGTCCGCTCGCGCGGGTCTCCTCACGGGCCCGGTCCGGCCGTTTTCGTGA